A genomic window from Parvularcula sp. LCG005 includes:
- a CDS encoding choice-of-anchor C family protein, producing the protein MKKMTSALVAGLLAVGGAQAATITNGSFENNTGTAFSYEGVPAGASTIAGWTVSEGGVDLKNNYWFASEGDYSLDLSYLSAGMVSTMITDLVVGQTYVISFDMAGNTDGGNVVKQLEAMVGGVSQIFSFDTTGKSRINMGWMTMSLVFTATAATETLSFLSLESNPYGPALDNVSIASIPVPGAVLLMGSGLIAGGIARRRAKRA; encoded by the coding sequence ATGAAAAAAATGACCTCGGCTCTCGTGGCTGGTCTCTTGGCCGTCGGCGGAGCCCAAGCCGCGACGATCACCAATGGCAGCTTCGAGAACAACACTGGCACAGCTTTCAGCTATGAAGGCGTACCTGCTGGTGCTTCTACAATCGCTGGCTGGACCGTCTCTGAAGGCGGCGTCGATCTGAAGAACAACTACTGGTTCGCTTCAGAAGGCGATTACAGCCTCGACCTGAGCTATTTGAGCGCAGGCATGGTCTCCACGATGATCACTGATCTCGTTGTGGGTCAAACCTACGTGATTTCGTTCGACATGGCGGGCAACACTGATGGCGGTAATGTCGTCAAGCAGCTCGAAGCCATGGTTGGCGGCGTGTCCCAGATCTTTTCGTTCGACACGACCGGCAAAAGCCGCATCAACATGGGCTGGATGACAATGTCTCTGGTCTTCACCGCGACGGCAGCGACTGAAACGCTCTCTTTCCTGAGCCTGGAATCAAATCCCTACGGTCCAGCTCTGGATAACGTCAGCATCGCCAGCATTCCTGTCCCAGGCGCCGTCCTGCTGATGGGTTCCGGCCTGATCGCCGGCGGCATTGCCCGCCGTCGCGCCAAGCGCGCCTAA
- a CDS encoding YeaH/YhbH family protein, with protein sequence MTHFIDRRLNPKGKSLGNRQRFLRRAKGQIKEAVAKSLRDRSVKELDKSGRISIPAKSTAEPRFRHDPTSGRREHVHPGNKEFAEGDRLRKPPSGQGGGGKDASDSGDGEDNFSFTLTQEEFLDIFFEDLELPNLVKTSLKQMENWKYRRAGMTSVGSPTNMNLLRTMRNAHGRRLALGRPSSAAISELKERLFALEMIAQPSAEEIQETKDIITKLEELEARRRWAPYIDPLDVRFNAFEPTPVPTTAAVMFCLMDVSGSMGEREKDLAKRFYMLLYLFLKKRYEKVEVVFIRHTHHAEEVDEETFFYSRQSGGTIVSTAIEVMQDIQRDRFPTDQWNIYVAQASDGYTQSGDAQRCVQLLNEEVLPILQYYAYIEILDEREMDVFSDPDAGAELWRAYRSISDARFAQTRIASPKDIFPVFRELFAKDRQGKAA encoded by the coding sequence ATGACACATTTTATTGATCGCCGGCTGAATCCAAAAGGTAAGTCCCTTGGCAACCGGCAGCGCTTCCTGCGCCGGGCCAAAGGGCAAATCAAGGAGGCTGTCGCAAAATCTTTGCGCGATCGATCGGTTAAGGAACTGGACAAGTCCGGTCGCATTTCCATTCCCGCCAAATCAACGGCCGAACCGCGCTTTCGTCACGACCCGACGAGCGGCCGACGCGAGCACGTCCATCCCGGCAACAAGGAATTTGCCGAAGGTGATCGCCTGCGCAAACCGCCATCGGGTCAGGGCGGCGGCGGGAAAGATGCCTCTGACTCCGGTGATGGTGAGGACAATTTCTCGTTCACCCTGACCCAGGAAGAGTTTCTGGACATCTTCTTTGAGGACCTTGAGCTGCCCAATCTGGTCAAGACGTCCCTCAAGCAGATGGAGAACTGGAAATATCGCCGGGCGGGCATGACCTCGGTCGGCAGTCCGACCAATATGAATCTGCTGCGCACGATGCGGAATGCCCATGGCCGGCGTCTCGCACTTGGGCGCCCCTCCTCCGCTGCCATCAGCGAACTGAAAGAGCGTCTGTTCGCGCTGGAAATGATCGCCCAGCCCAGTGCCGAGGAAATTCAGGAAACCAAGGACATCATCACCAAGCTTGAAGAGCTTGAGGCGCGCCGTCGCTGGGCGCCCTATATCGACCCGCTGGATGTGCGGTTCAATGCGTTTGAACCGACCCCCGTCCCGACCACCGCGGCCGTCATGTTCTGCCTGATGGACGTGTCCGGATCGATGGGAGAGCGGGAGAAGGACCTCGCAAAGCGGTTCTACATGCTCCTCTACCTCTTCCTGAAAAAGCGCTATGAGAAAGTCGAAGTCGTCTTCATTCGGCATACACACCATGCCGAGGAAGTGGACGAGGAGACCTTTTTCTATTCCCGCCAGTCGGGCGGGACGATTGTGTCCACAGCAATCGAGGTCATGCAGGATATTCAGCGCGACCGTTTCCCCACGGACCAATGGAATATCTATGTCGCCCAGGCCTCGGACGGGTACACCCAGTCCGGCGATGCCCAGCGCTGCGTTCAGCTTCTGAATGAGGAAGTGCTGCCGATCCTTCAGTACTATGCCTATATCGAAATCCTGGATGAGCGGGAGATGGATGTGTTCTCCGACCCCGATGCCGGAGCGGAGCTGTGGCGCGCCTATCGGTCGATTTCCGATGCGCGCTTCGCCCAGACGCGAATTGCGTCGCCCAAGGACATCTTCCCGGTGTTCCGCGAACTGTTCGCGAAGGACCGTCAGGGCAAGGCGGCATGA
- a CDS encoding rhodanese-like domain-containing protein: protein MRGDSAHVSCRLAAVIVALCLASACSAQEARPIHLDAKATAALISERDEITLLDVRTPEEFAEGHIEGAVNIDVLSPDFESRVRQLDLSKPHLVYCRSGNRSARATDILEKLGARDLYHLDGGIKAWRADDLPVSGKE, encoded by the coding sequence ATGAGAGGCGACAGCGCGCACGTGTCTTGCCGCCTCGCGGCTGTCATTGTCGCACTTTGTCTTGCGTCTGCCTGCAGTGCGCAGGAGGCGCGCCCTATTCATCTTGATGCCAAGGCTACCGCCGCGCTGATCAGTGAGCGTGACGAGATCACCCTTCTTGACGTGCGGACCCCGGAGGAATTTGCAGAAGGCCATATTGAGGGGGCTGTAAACATCGATGTTCTGTCACCAGATTTCGAAAGCCGCGTGCGTCAGCTCGATCTCTCCAAGCCGCACCTTGTCTATTGTCGAAGTGGCAACCGTTCGGCCCGCGCAACAGATATCCTCGAGAAACTCGGCGCGCGTGACCTCTATCATCTCGATGGGGGCATCAAGGCCTGGCGGGCGGATGACCTGCCCGTCTCCGGCAAAGAATAA
- a CDS encoding SpoVR family protein — MSVTAKTDNLLFNEAAWTFQDLQRAYDAIEDIGLNDLGLDTYANQIEVITSEQMLDAYSSHGMPLMYRHWSFGKHFARDQQSYQKGHSGLAYEIVINSDPCIAYLMEENSMTMQALVIAHACMGHNHFFKNNYLFRQWTDASSILTYLEFAKKYIAKCEDEYGFDEVESVLDAAHALMDQGVYRYNRPPKLSDSERVEKIRARAEHERETFNDLWRTLPNSEESEADQQERQMEVANIKLPEENLLYFVEKASPSLLPWQRELIRIVRNISQYFYPQKQTKVMNEGCATFVHHYIMNELHARGQISDGSVMEFLHSHSSVVFQPTFDDPRYSGINPYALGFAMMQDIVRIVETPEDEDREWFPDLAGRGDWRGALKDAWANYRDESFILQYLSPKLMRDFRFFALGDDGKKPYYQVTAIHNEQGYRQARNSLSRMYDLGLHEPNLQVVAADLSGDRKLVVQHTIYNGRKLDPATRGVVLGHLQTLWGYEVELTEAKAEDI; from the coding sequence ATGAGTGTCACTGCAAAAACGGACAACCTCCTTTTTAACGAGGCGGCATGGACCTTTCAGGATTTGCAGCGCGCCTATGACGCGATCGAAGATATCGGTCTCAATGATCTCGGGCTCGACACCTACGCCAACCAGATCGAAGTGATTACTTCCGAGCAGATGCTCGACGCCTATTCTTCCCACGGCATGCCACTGATGTACCGGCACTGGTCCTTCGGGAAGCATTTTGCCCGCGACCAGCAGTCCTATCAGAAGGGTCATTCGGGCCTTGCCTATGAGATCGTGATCAACTCCGATCCGTGTATCGCCTATCTGATGGAAGAGAATTCGATGACCATGCAGGCGCTGGTCATCGCCCATGCCTGTATGGGGCACAACCACTTCTTCAAGAACAACTATCTTTTCCGTCAGTGGACGGATGCTTCATCCATCCTCACCTATCTTGAATTTGCGAAGAAATATATCGCGAAGTGCGAGGACGAGTACGGATTTGACGAGGTCGAAAGCGTTCTCGACGCCGCCCACGCGCTCATGGACCAGGGCGTTTACCGATATAACCGGCCACCGAAACTGTCCGACAGTGAGCGGGTCGAGAAGATCCGCGCCCGCGCAGAACACGAACGGGAAACGTTCAACGATCTGTGGCGCACCCTGCCAAATTCCGAAGAAAGCGAAGCCGATCAGCAGGAACGCCAGATGGAAGTGGCGAACATCAAGCTGCCCGAGGAAAACCTCCTCTATTTCGTCGAGAAGGCCTCCCCCTCGCTTCTACCATGGCAGCGCGAGCTGATCCGCATTGTGCGGAACATTTCCCAGTACTTCTACCCGCAGAAGCAGACCAAAGTGATGAACGAAGGCTGCGCCACCTTTGTGCACCACTACATCATGAATGAGCTGCACGCCCGCGGACAGATCTCCGACGGGTCGGTGATGGAGTTCCTGCACTCTCATTCCTCGGTCGTTTTTCAGCCGACATTCGATGATCCGCGCTATTCTGGCATCAACCCCTATGCCCTGGGCTTTGCGATGATGCAGGACATCGTCCGGATCGTCGAAACGCCGGAAGACGAAGACCGCGAATGGTTCCCGGACCTTGCCGGCCGAGGTGACTGGCGCGGTGCATTAAAAGATGCGTGGGCAAACTATCGTGATGAAAGTTTCATCCTGCAATATCTGTCACCGAAGCTGATGCGGGACTTCCGCTTCTTTGCCCTCGGCGACGACGGGAAGAAGCCATATTATCAGGTCACGGCCATTCACAATGAGCAAGGCTACAGGCAGGCCCGCAACAGCCTGTCCCGGATGTATGATCTGGGGCTGCACGAGCCGAATCTGCAAGTGGTGGCGGCGGATCTGTCCGGCGACCGGAAACTGGTCGTGCAACACACGATCTATAATGGCCGCAAACTGGACCCCGCCACACGCGGCGTCGTGCTCGGGCACCTTCAGACCCTGTGGGGCTATGAGGTTGAGCTGACCGAAGCGAAGGCCGAAGACATCTGA
- a CDS encoding MarR family winged helix-turn-helix transcriptional regulator, producing the protein MDATKRIKKRRARGTAQLFEQVARRILEKRHRDDLHAAQWSALRYFQRAGRQTANVIGLSQYLGNTSGSTSRTARSLVDRALLTVSPAEHDARSVTFRLTPEGEATLAEDPMLEIAAILDTLPPQELALLSKTLDTIQTELLKRRTPE; encoded by the coding sequence ATGGACGCGACAAAACGCATAAAAAAACGTCGGGCTCGTGGTACCGCGCAGCTGTTCGAACAGGTCGCCCGTCGCATTCTGGAAAAGCGCCACCGCGACGACCTGCATGCGGCCCAATGGTCAGCCCTTCGCTATTTTCAGCGCGCCGGACGCCAGACGGCGAATGTGATCGGCCTGTCCCAATATCTGGGGAACACGAGCGGCTCGACCTCACGAACGGCCCGGTCCCTTGTGGACAGGGCGTTGCTGACCGTAAGCCCCGCAGAGCATGATGCCCGCTCCGTCACGTTCAGGCTGACACCGGAGGGCGAGGCCACACTGGCCGAAGATCCGATGCTCGAGATCGCCGCCATTCTGGACACCCTTCCCCCTCAGGAGTTGGCGCTTCTCAGCAAGACCCTCGACACAATCCAGACTGAACTGCTCAAGCGCCGGACGCCAGAATGA
- a CDS encoding two-component system sensor histidine kinase NtrB, with amino-acid sequence MTSDMPDNPLVILNAIDRAGVGYAVTDLGGVIRSCSPTYRQHTALWADPNDDRPWFMRDPAPEETIAQRAALWRTFIEEAQRWQGMVRWHMPDGSIRYFEGTAVRAGDDQIVLVTNDRTDRVEARRSILEIQDRQRQIVTSLPVGVCLHADDGKILYTNDYLPHRIGLTADDCIGKSLQEACGDQVSNLFQQLVDDVRIKGAAVNGRIAEVTEGPLAGTHWLLFGKDISTRDGTRAGILTIAVDRTDSVRLREERSQFAEAIHQTQKIAALNDFAGNLAHELSNLLHPIGAYARMLTNNPDHENRQQFAAKINQGTLAAGRILRRTLAMAHTDRTELRLTDISETVEATIASAEDLAPTGLDYAYMDQRRAFMAYCQPGELRQVLLNLINNAAEAMHYRGTITITMADGLPRPYDLDLIPTGTEPFVRLSVSDQGPGITDTVRSRIFEPFFTTKPVGRGTGLGLAVVQGLVNGWGGVVSVDTRPGLGSTFHIWIPQGNMEE; translated from the coding sequence ATGACGTCGGATATGCCGGACAATCCACTGGTCATCCTGAACGCGATCGACCGTGCCGGGGTGGGCTATGCGGTTACAGATCTGGGCGGCGTTATTCGGTCCTGCAGCCCGACCTATCGTCAGCACACCGCGCTATGGGCTGACCCGAACGATGACCGCCCATGGTTCATGCGGGATCCGGCGCCCGAAGAGACCATTGCGCAGCGCGCGGCGCTTTGGCGGACATTCATTGAGGAGGCGCAACGCTGGCAGGGCATGGTGCGCTGGCATATGCCCGATGGCTCTATCCGCTATTTCGAAGGCACGGCGGTCCGGGCGGGGGATGACCAGATCGTCCTTGTCACCAATGACCGGACAGACCGGGTCGAAGCAAGACGATCGATCCTCGAAATCCAGGACCGGCAACGACAGATCGTGACCTCCCTGCCCGTCGGCGTCTGCCTGCATGCGGACGATGGCAAGATTCTGTACACCAATGACTACCTGCCGCACAGAATCGGCCTGACCGCTGACGACTGCATCGGCAAGTCTTTGCAGGAGGCCTGCGGTGACCAGGTGTCCAATCTCTTCCAGCAATTGGTCGATGATGTCCGCATCAAGGGCGCCGCCGTCAACGGCCGCATCGCCGAGGTCACCGAGGGCCCGCTGGCGGGCACCCATTGGCTGCTTTTCGGCAAGGATATTTCCACGCGGGATGGGACGCGTGCCGGCATTCTCACCATCGCCGTTGACCGCACCGATAGCGTTCGCCTGCGCGAGGAGCGGTCACAATTTGCCGAAGCGATACACCAGACGCAGAAGATCGCCGCGCTGAATGATTTTGCCGGCAACCTCGCCCACGAACTCTCCAATTTGCTGCACCCGATTGGCGCATACGCACGCATGCTGACCAATAATCCCGACCACGAGAACCGGCAGCAGTTTGCGGCGAAAATCAATCAGGGGACATTGGCCGCGGGCCGTATTCTCCGCCGCACACTGGCCATGGCGCATACTGACCGGACCGAGCTGCGTCTGACAGACATCAGCGAAACGGTCGAAGCCACCATTGCGTCTGCCGAAGATCTGGCACCGACGGGTCTGGACTATGCCTATATGGATCAACGGCGCGCCTTCATGGCCTATTGCCAGCCAGGTGAATTGCGCCAGGTCCTCCTCAACCTCATCAACAATGCGGCCGAGGCGATGCACTATAGGGGTACGATCACGATCACCATGGCCGATGGTCTGCCGCGACCTTACGACCTCGATCTGATCCCGACAGGCACGGAACCTTTTGTCCGCCTGAGCGTCAGTGACCAGGGGCCGGGCATTACAGATACGGTCAGATCACGCATATTCGAGCCGTTTTTCACCACCAAACCGGTTGGTCGGGGCACCGGCCTTGGGCTTGCGGTGGTTCAGGGCCTCGTCAATGGCTGGGGCGGCGTGGTGTCGGTCGATACCCGTCCGGGTCTCGGCTCTACATTTCATATTTGGATACCTCAGGGGAATATGGAAGAATAA
- a CDS encoding response regulator, translating to MSTILIVDDDAAVADVVKLVLSEAGHKCLVAHSPRDALDVVEKQSVDGIILDVWLGRDDGLDLAATLIERMPTQPFIIMSGGGPGRSLEMVTARADALGACSVLYKPFDDDELLTAVDAMLGGTCSET from the coding sequence ATGAGCACTATATTGATCGTCGATGACGACGCCGCCGTCGCAGATGTGGTGAAGCTGGTGCTGAGCGAGGCAGGCCATAAGTGCCTTGTTGCCCACTCGCCGCGCGATGCCCTCGATGTGGTCGAAAAGCAGTCAGTAGACGGCATTATTCTGGATGTCTGGCTCGGTCGTGATGACGGGCTAGACCTGGCCGCGACGTTGATCGAGCGGATGCCAACCCAGCCGTTTATCATCATGTCTGGCGGGGGACCGGGCCGATCCCTTGAAATGGTCACGGCGCGAGCCGATGCGCTGGGGGCCTGCAGCGTTCTCTACAAGCCATTCGACGATGATGAACTCCTCACCGCCGTCGACGCCATGCTGGGCGGCACGTGCAGCGAGACCTGA
- the mtgA gene encoding monofunctional biosynthetic peptidoglycan transglycosylase, producing MSLPLKVSIGSLLPWLWRCVRYGLIGAATFVGLSIAWVWFYGFAHPPETMLMGIRRHDGMDIQYTYVPISQISPNLVRAVISAEDTKFCSHHGFDLEQIKSALNDAEDGGRLRGASTISQQTAKNAFLWPGRGFIRKGMEAWFTLVSEVLWSKTHTMEVYLNVAEWGDGLFGAEAAAQARFGKSARDLTEYEAALLAAVLPNPNDWRVAPPGPYVQKRTRTLQARMAVVQRDGLDRCVLR from the coding sequence ATGAGTTTACCGCTCAAGGTTTCCATCGGGTCGCTGCTGCCATGGCTGTGGCGGTGTGTGCGATATGGCTTGATCGGCGCTGCGACCTTTGTGGGCCTCAGTATTGCCTGGGTCTGGTTCTATGGCTTCGCGCATCCGCCTGAGACCATGTTGATGGGCATCCGTCGTCATGACGGGATGGATATTCAGTACACATATGTCCCGATCAGCCAGATTTCACCCAATCTGGTGCGTGCGGTCATCTCGGCGGAAGACACCAAGTTCTGTTCCCATCACGGCTTCGATCTCGAGCAGATCAAGTCAGCTCTCAACGATGCCGAAGACGGGGGGCGTCTGCGCGGTGCCTCAACGATTTCGCAGCAGACGGCCAAGAACGCTTTTCTGTGGCCTGGTCGCGGCTTCATCCGCAAGGGGATGGAAGCTTGGTTCACCTTGGTGTCAGAAGTGCTCTGGTCCAAGACCCACACAATGGAAGTTTATCTCAATGTGGCTGAATGGGGCGATGGCCTGTTCGGCGCAGAAGCGGCCGCGCAGGCCCGCTTTGGCAAATCCGCCCGGGACCTGACAGAATACGAGGCCGCGCTGCTGGCCGCCGTCCTGCCGAATCCGAACGATTGGCGCGTCGCGCCGCCCGGTCCCTATGTGCAGAAAAGAACGCGCACATTGCAGGCGCGGATGGCTGTTGTTCAGCGCGATGGCCTTGATCGCTGCGTCCTGCGCTGA
- a CDS encoding glycine--tRNA ligase subunit alpha, with translation MTDKSTDTKSFQDLILTLQNYWADHGCVILQPYDLEMGAGTFHPATTLRSLGPKPWNAAYVQPCRRPGDGRYGANPNRFQHYYQFQVVLKPSPDNIQQLYLGSLDAIGIDRAKHDIRFVEDDWESPTLGAWGLGWEVWCDGMEVTQFTYFQQVGGFDCKPVTGELTYGLERLAMYVQGVDNGYDLVYGGKKPDGTPFTYGDVFHQQEVEFSGYNFEIADTDVLLDKFREAEAACESTIEKGRAEGRSFVLPAYDHCIKASHLFNLLDARGVISVTERQSYILRVRRLSKMCCEAWLESPQGRTAGAGIVAQE, from the coding sequence ATGACCGACAAAAGCACTGACACCAAATCGTTTCAGGACCTCATCCTGACGCTGCAGAATTACTGGGCCGATCACGGTTGCGTGATCCTCCAGCCCTATGACCTCGAAATGGGGGCTGGGACCTTTCACCCCGCCACCACGCTGCGCTCACTGGGTCCGAAGCCATGGAACGCTGCCTATGTGCAGCCCTGCCGTCGCCCGGGCGATGGCCGCTACGGTGCGAACCCCAACCGGTTTCAGCACTATTATCAGTTTCAGGTCGTTCTGAAGCCATCGCCGGACAATATCCAGCAGCTCTATCTGGGCTCTTTGGACGCCATCGGCATTGATCGCGCCAAGCACGATATCCGATTTGTCGAGGATGACTGGGAGAGCCCGACGCTCGGCGCCTGGGGTCTGGGCTGGGAAGTCTGGTGCGATGGGATGGAAGTCACGCAATTCACCTATTTCCAGCAGGTCGGTGGTTTTGATTGCAAACCGGTGACGGGTGAGCTGACCTATGGCCTTGAGCGCCTCGCCATGTATGTGCAGGGCGTCGATAATGGCTATGACCTCGTCTATGGCGGCAAGAAACCCGACGGAACGCCTTTCACCTATGGGGATGTATTCCACCAGCAGGAGGTGGAATTCTCGGGCTATAATTTCGAAATCGCTGACACCGATGTGCTGCTCGACAAGTTCCGTGAGGCTGAGGCCGCGTGTGAGTCGACGATTGAAAAAGGCCGTGCCGAGGGGCGGAGTTTCGTGCTTCCCGCCTATGATCACTGCATCAAGGCCAGCCATCTCTTCAACCTGCTTGATGCCCGCGGCGTGATTTCCGTCACGGAACGCCAGTCCTATATCCTGCGGGTGCGCAGGCTGTCGAAGATGTGCTGTGAAGCTTGGCTGGAGAGCCCTCAGGGGCGCACCGCCGGCGCCGGTATCGTCGCACAGGAATAG
- a CDS encoding TIGR01459 family HAD-type hydrolase, with protein MTEPRALTGLSQIADQYDAVLCDAWGVVHNGQRLYDGVGEALTQFQATRGPVIILTNAPRLSDVIPAQLDSLGLSRDAYTRVVTSGDATRAAVTQRADSAFFKLGPSKDETLFSALPISFVPLDEADVIVCTGLFNEMTETPEDYRDMLKDAARRNIPMICANPDKVVKLGDQLIYCAGAIADVYAELGGNVIYGGKPHAPIYELSRDVLRDKGLPADARLLAIGDGVQTDILGANEQNIDVVFVAEGIFSEESRDDSGHLDTGKLAQLLKKHGVHAEYAMDGLVW; from the coding sequence ATGACCGAGCCTCGTGCCCTGACCGGCCTTTCCCAGATCGCCGACCAGTATGATGCGGTGCTGTGTGATGCATGGGGCGTCGTGCACAACGGCCAGCGGCTCTATGACGGCGTCGGTGAGGCGCTGACCCAGTTCCAAGCGACCCGTGGGCCCGTCATCATCCTGACGAACGCGCCGCGCCTTTCCGATGTCATCCCTGCCCAGCTCGACAGTCTCGGTCTGTCCCGCGATGCCTATACGCGCGTCGTGACCTCAGGCGATGCGACGCGGGCAGCCGTGACACAACGGGCCGACAGTGCCTTTTTCAAACTGGGTCCGTCCAAGGATGAGACCCTGTTTTCAGCCCTGCCCATTTCATTTGTCCCGCTGGACGAGGCAGATGTGATCGTCTGCACCGGCCTGTTCAATGAAATGACCGAGACGCCTGAAGACTATCGCGACATGCTGAAAGATGCGGCGCGCCGGAACATTCCGATGATCTGCGCGAACCCCGACAAGGTGGTGAAACTCGGTGACCAGTTGATCTACTGCGCCGGTGCGATTGCGGATGTGTATGCTGAGCTTGGCGGCAACGTCATCTATGGCGGCAAGCCCCATGCGCCGATCTATGAACTGTCCCGCGACGTCCTGCGCGACAAGGGGCTGCCCGCCGATGCGCGCCTCCTGGCCATTGGTGACGGTGTCCAGACCGATATATTGGGAGCCAACGAGCAGAATATTGATGTCGTCTTTGTCGCCGAAGGAATCTTCAGCGAAGAAAGCCGAGACGATAGCGGCCATCTCGACACGGGCAAACTGGCGCAGCTGCTCAAGAAACACGGTGTGCATGCTGAATATGCAATGGATGGACTGGTCTGGTGA
- a CDS encoding bifunctional riboflavin kinase/FAD synthetase — MSTPTVIRAPLHCDVAPALRDRLAVIGNMDGVHLGHQVLLDETVRLAGERPTAAIVFEPHPRRVFAPESAPFLLTDLTTKTEIISAHGIDTIFVLPFIDDLYRQTPEKFVQQTLGQRLGLAGIVTGSDFQFGKGRAGDVYALKGLAEQMGMEAHAITPILKDGGDKYSSSAIRQALREGRPEDAAQQLGRPFGIRGDVIEGRKLARNLGVPTANVALADYVRPLFGVYAINVDIGDRHVPGIANVGIRPTVDGTAPLLEAHLFDFDGDLYGQTIRVDLLHFIRPEQKFDGLDALKAQISKDSGIARDWLSENLGL; from the coding sequence GTGAGCACGCCGACAGTCATCCGGGCACCGCTGCATTGTGATGTTGCGCCGGCGCTGCGCGATCGGCTGGCCGTCATTGGCAATATGGATGGTGTTCATCTGGGTCATCAGGTGCTGCTCGACGAAACCGTTCGGCTGGCCGGTGAGCGGCCCACAGCGGCCATCGTCTTTGAACCCCATCCGCGCCGCGTCTTCGCACCCGAAAGCGCGCCGTTCCTGCTGACCGACCTGACCACCAAGACAGAGATTATTTCGGCACACGGCATCGACACAATTTTTGTTCTGCCCTTTATCGACGACCTTTACCGTCAGACGCCGGAGAAATTCGTCCAGCAAACTCTCGGCCAGCGACTGGGCCTTGCCGGCATCGTGACCGGCAGCGACTTCCAGTTTGGCAAGGGCCGCGCCGGGGATGTCTATGCCCTGAAAGGGCTGGCCGAACAGATGGGCATGGAAGCGCATGCCATTACACCGATCCTCAAGGACGGCGGGGACAAATATTCCTCCTCCGCCATCCGCCAGGCCCTGCGCGAAGGACGACCAGAGGACGCCGCCCAGCAATTGGGGCGCCCCTTCGGCATTCGCGGCGACGTGATTGAGGGTCGCAAACTGGCGCGTAACCTCGGTGTGCCGACAGCGAATGTGGCGCTTGCCGACTATGTCCGTCCCCTGTTCGGCGTCTACGCCATCAACGTGGATATTGGCGATCGGCACGTGCCGGGTATTGCCAATGTGGGCATCCGCCCGACAGTGGATGGGACCGCCCCCCTGCTCGAAGCGCATCTTTTCGACTTTGACGGCGATCTCTACGGTCAGACCATCCGCGTCGACCTGCTCCACTTCATCCGGCCGGAGCAGAAATTTGACGGGCTTGACGCGCTCAAAGCGCAGATCAGCAAGGATTCCGGCATCGCCCGCGACTGGCTGTCAGAAAACCTTGGGCTCTGA